One genomic window of Desulfuromonas sp. AOP6 includes the following:
- a CDS encoding cytochrome c: MSMFSRVAVSLLLLLLVVACGDRGPSYPKVTPPDGYLQRAENQQAGKRLFLKLCAECHGRPAEGRSQRANFFHPPAPQFTSPLYRQADPAYLFWRISQGKTVDPYLSLGSVMPAYGSHFSEEEIWALVAYLRVRSGISSD; this comes from the coding sequence ATGTCCATGTTTAGCCGCGTAGCTGTTTCATTGCTCCTTCTTCTGCTGGTTGTCGCCTGTGGTGACCGAGGACCGTCCTACCCCAAAGTGACGCCTCCCGACGGCTATCTGCAGCGAGCTGAAAATCAGCAGGCAGGCAAGCGCCTTTTTCTGAAGCTTTGTGCGGAATGCCATGGCAGGCCAGCGGAAGGGCGCAGCCAAAGAGCCAATTTTTTTCATCCTCCCGCCCCCCAATTCACCTCGCCTCTCTACCGTCAGGCCGATCCGGCCTATCTGTTCTGGAGGATCAGCCAGGGGAAGACGGTCGATCCCTACCTCTCTCTCGGCTCGGTGATGCCCGCCTACGGTTCCCATTTCAGCGAGGAGGAGATCTGGGCCCTCGTCGCCTACCTCCGGGTACGCTCAGGAATTTCATCAGACTGA
- a CDS encoding HyaD/HybD family hydrogenase maturation endopeptidase yields the protein MAILVMGLGNLLMGDDALGVHVVRRLQERFVFPEEVQLVDGGTLGLDLLPRLEGVERLLIVDALDMQTAAGTIVRLTGEEVPRAFAGKLSVHQMGLQDLLVVAELQGNLPPEVVVWGVQIAVIEPGLQLSPAVAQALEQVVAAVASELEAWGVSLAAA from the coding sequence GTGGCCATTCTGGTGATGGGCCTGGGCAACCTGCTGATGGGGGACGATGCCCTGGGGGTGCATGTGGTGCGGCGGCTACAGGAGCGCTTCGTCTTTCCGGAGGAGGTTCAGTTGGTTGATGGCGGGACCCTGGGTCTCGACCTGCTCCCCCGGCTCGAAGGGGTGGAACGCCTGCTGATTGTTGACGCCCTTGACATGCAGACGGCGGCGGGAACGATCGTGCGTCTGACCGGCGAAGAGGTGCCGCGCGCCTTTGCCGGCAAACTGTCCGTGCATCAGATGGGACTGCAGGATCTGCTCGTTGTGGCCGAGTTGCAGGGAAACCTGCCGCCAGAGGTCGTGGTGTGGGGGGTACAGATTGCAGTCATCGAGCCTGGGCTCCAGTTGAGTCCGGCGGTCGCCCAGGCCTTGGAGCAGGTGGTGGCCGCGGTCGCCTCCGAGCTGGAGGCCTGGGGGGTCTCTCTGGCGGCCGCCTGA
- a CDS encoding nickel-dependent hydrogenase large subunit — translation MAKKIVVDPITRIEGHLRIEAQLEDGRIANAWSSSTAFRGIETILKGRDPRDAHHFTQRFCGVCTTVHSMASIRCVEDALGIQIPDNARLIRNLIMGIQNIQDHVIHFYHLHALDWVDITGALKADPAATARLAQSLSDWPVSGTAYFKAIQERIAAFVGTGRLGPFANAYWGHSAYRLPPEANLMAVAHYLEALEWQKDIIKIHAILGSKNPHPQTFLVGGMSIPVDPDSQNALNADKIAFIRKLLRKARAFVEQVYIPDLLAVASFYKDWAGIGGGVGNFLTYGDFPLDNSGGTEANWFPRGVVLGKDLANVLEMDQAKIAEYVTHSWYSYQAGDDKGLHPYDGETSHKYTGPKPPYDFLDTESKYSWVKSPRYLDQPMEVGPLARMVIAYAKGHPEVKQVVDFVLGKLNVGPEALFSTLGRTAARGIETLLLAQKNETWLNQLADNMGRGILEVHNGEKWDPSTWPKEAAGFGYHEAPRGALGHWIRIENGAIANFQAVVPSTWNAGPRDPLGQMGPYEAALIGTPIANPEQPLEILRTIHSFDPCLACAVHVLDGSGSEIVKVKVL, via the coding sequence ATGGCCAAGAAGATCGTTGTCGATCCGATCACCCGCATCGAAGGGCACCTGCGCATCGAGGCCCAGCTGGAGGATGGCCGCATTGCCAATGCCTGGAGTTCCTCCACGGCCTTTCGTGGCATTGAGACCATCCTTAAGGGGCGTGACCCCCGGGACGCACATCATTTCACGCAACGTTTTTGCGGCGTCTGCACCACCGTGCATTCCATGGCCAGCATCCGCTGCGTGGAGGATGCCCTGGGGATTCAGATCCCCGATAACGCCCGACTTATCCGCAACCTGATCATGGGTATCCAGAACATCCAGGATCATGTTATCCATTTTTATCACCTGCATGCCCTCGACTGGGTCGATATCACCGGGGCGCTCAAGGCTGATCCCGCCGCTACCGCTAGGCTGGCCCAATCCCTCTCCGATTGGCCGGTATCGGGGACCGCCTACTTCAAGGCGATCCAGGAGCGCATCGCCGCTTTCGTCGGCACCGGCCGTCTGGGGCCCTTCGCCAATGCCTACTGGGGGCACAGTGCCTACCGGCTGCCGCCGGAAGCCAACCTCATGGCCGTGGCCCACTATCTCGAAGCGTTGGAGTGGCAGAAGGACATCATCAAGATCCACGCCATTCTCGGCTCGAAAAACCCCCATCCGCAGACGTTCCTGGTGGGTGGCATGTCCATTCCCGTCGATCCCGACAGCCAGAACGCCCTCAATGCCGACAAGATCGCCTTCATCCGCAAGCTGCTGCGCAAGGCCAGAGCTTTTGTCGAGCAGGTCTACATCCCCGATCTGCTGGCCGTGGCTTCCTTTTACAAGGATTGGGCGGGTATTGGCGGCGGCGTGGGCAACTTCCTCACCTATGGGGATTTTCCTCTCGACAATAGTGGCGGCACGGAGGCCAACTGGTTCCCGCGCGGCGTCGTGTTAGGTAAAGATCTGGCCAATGTACTGGAGATGGACCAGGCCAAGATTGCCGAATACGTCACCCATTCCTGGTACAGTTACCAGGCCGGCGATGACAAGGGACTTCACCCCTACGACGGGGAAACCTCACACAAGTACACGGGACCAAAGCCCCCTTATGATTTTCTCGACACGGAGTCCAAGTATTCCTGGGTCAAGTCCCCTCGCTATCTCGATCAGCCCATGGAGGTCGGACCGCTGGCGCGCATGGTCATCGCCTACGCCAAGGGCCATCCCGAGGTGAAGCAGGTGGTCGACTTTGTACTCGGCAAGCTGAATGTGGGGCCGGAAGCGCTCTTTTCAACCCTGGGCCGCACGGCCGCCCGCGGGATCGAGACCCTGCTGCTGGCCCAGAAGAACGAAACCTGGCTCAACCAGCTTGCCGACAACATGGGGCGGGGCATCCTTGAGGTGCATAACGGCGAAAAGTGGGATCCCTCGACCTGGCCGAAAGAAGCGGCGGGCTTCGGTTACCATGAAGCGCCTCGCGGGGCCCTGGGCCACTGGATTCGCATTGAAAACGGCGCCATTGCCAATTTTCAGGCGGTGGTGCCTTCCACCTGGAACGCCGGCCCGCGCGATCCCCTCGGACAGATGGGACCTTACGAGGCGGCTCTTATCGGTACGCCCATCGCCAATCCGGAGCAGCCCCTGGAAATCCTGCGCACCATCCACTCCTTCGATCCCTGCCTGGCCTGCGCGGTCCACGTGCTGGATGGAAGCGGCAGTGAGATCGTCAAGGTGAAAGTTCTCTGA
- a CDS encoding protein-glutamate O-methyltransferase CheR has product MKEGLSTRKTPFVGSEFPDREFTELTDFLRETRGFNLEMYKDRCIKRRIATRVRALGFDNAADYLAVLRRQPAEADTLLAALTIHVSQFFRNPSTFLLLEEKVLPDLLALAAAQGRRTLRLWSVGCAGGEEPYSLAILLAGLLKEGMTARILGTDVSDAVLERARQGLFDAQRLAEVPMDLRRQCFEQSEGQYRLRESFRQMVSFRHHNIMADSSYPKVDLVMCRNVLIYFSREEQEKIILRFAEILPPGGVLVLGKSETLLGQSRDRFEPESLSERIYRRKASLI; this is encoded by the coding sequence GTGAAAGAAGGGCTCTCCACGCGAAAAACCCCATTTGTCGGTAGTGAATTTCCGGACAGGGAATTTACCGAGCTGACGGATTTTTTGCGGGAAACTCGGGGCTTTAACCTGGAGATGTACAAGGACCGCTGCATCAAGCGGCGGATTGCCACCCGGGTACGGGCCCTGGGGTTTGATAACGCGGCAGATTACCTCGCCGTGTTGCGCCGCCAGCCGGCAGAGGCGGACACCCTGCTGGCTGCCCTGACTATTCATGTCTCGCAATTTTTTCGCAATCCCAGCACCTTCCTCCTGCTGGAAGAGAAGGTGCTGCCCGACCTCCTGGCGCTTGCTGCCGCACAAGGGCGCCGGACCCTGCGCCTGTGGAGCGTGGGGTGTGCTGGTGGTGAGGAACCCTATTCGCTGGCCATTCTGTTGGCCGGACTCCTCAAGGAAGGAATGACGGCGCGGATACTCGGTACCGATGTCAGTGATGCTGTTCTCGAGCGGGCTCGTCAGGGGCTCTTCGACGCCCAGAGGTTGGCGGAGGTTCCCATGGACCTGCGCCGGCAATGCTTCGAGCAGTCAGAGGGACAATACCGTCTGCGCGAATCCTTCCGACAGATGGTTTCCTTCCGCCATCACAACATCATGGCCGATTCCTCTTATCCCAAGGTCGATCTGGTCATGTGCCGCAATGTTCTCATTTACTTCTCCCGCGAGGAACAGGAGAAAATTATCCTGCGCTTTGCCGAGATTCTGCCACCGGGCGGGGTTCTGGTGCTGGGAAAATCCGAGACCCTGCTGGGACAGAGTCGCGACCGGTTCGAACCGGAAAGTTTAAGCGAACGTATTTACAGGCGTAAAGCGTCTTTGATATGA
- the thiL gene encoding thiamine-phosphate kinase — protein MKLAEIGEFGFIERIRQRAGGAGVRLAIGDDCAAVEVRDSHLQLTSKDLLIEGVHFRRDWTDLYRLGRKSVSVNVSDVAAMGGNPEYLFLGLAMASTLTVEDLDTFVDGFLAAAQDYGVRLIGGDTCRSPGPLIISVTVQGSVPAEQMICRSGARPGDAVYVSGTLGDSGLALQLLQAGQPLSSQLSARHHDPRARTELGRALAAAHIPSAMIDLSDGLLADLGHVLTASGAGAHIDAEALPLSVDFQAALSHGQASLDLALAGGEDYELLFTVPASREDRLAELSRQFKLDLTRIGYIGPLEDGLKIRRGSDEMAASGRKGYNHFS, from the coding sequence ATGAAGCTGGCTGAGATCGGCGAATTCGGTTTCATCGAACGTATCCGGCAACGGGCCGGCGGTGCGGGGGTGCGCCTGGCCATCGGTGACGATTGTGCGGCCGTGGAGGTGCGCGACAGTCACCTTCAACTCACCAGCAAGGACCTGCTCATCGAAGGGGTTCACTTTCGGCGGGACTGGACGGATCTCTACCGCCTGGGACGCAAGAGTGTCTCTGTCAATGTCAGCGATGTGGCCGCCATGGGAGGCAATCCAGAATATCTCTTTCTCGGTCTGGCGATGGCGTCCACCCTGACCGTGGAAGACCTTGATACCTTTGTCGACGGTTTCCTGGCGGCGGCACAGGATTACGGGGTTCGGCTCATCGGCGGCGATACCTGTCGCTCCCCCGGGCCGCTGATTATTTCAGTGACGGTGCAGGGGAGTGTGCCCGCTGAGCAGATGATCTGCCGCAGCGGTGCCCGGCCCGGTGATGCCGTCTATGTCTCCGGCACTCTGGGCGACAGCGGCCTCGCCCTGCAGCTTCTGCAGGCGGGACAACCGCTTTCGTCTCAGCTGTCGGCGCGCCATCACGACCCCCGGGCCCGCACTGAATTGGGACGGGCTCTCGCCGCCGCCCACATACCCTCGGCCATGATCGATCTTTCCGATGGTTTGCTGGCCGATCTTGGCCATGTTCTGACGGCTTCCGGTGCCGGTGCTCACATCGATGCGGAGGCTTTGCCCCTTTCTGTCGATTTTCAGGCGGCCCTGTCCCATGGGCAGGCCTCTCTTGACCTGGCCCTGGCCGGTGGCGAGGATTACGAACTTCTCTTCACGGTTCCGGCCAGCCGGGAAGATCGGCTGGCCGAGCTTTCGCGCCAGTTCAAACTGGACCTGACTCGTATCGGCTACATTGGTCCGCTGGAGGATGGCCTGAAAATCCGGAGGGGTTCCGACGAGATGGCGGCCAGTGGCCGAAAAGGCTATAATCACTTTTCCTGA
- the cybH gene encoding Ni/Fe-hydrogenase, b-type cytochrome subunit produces MIRILYVWELPVRLTHWINAVSVVVLAVTGLYIGHPFISAHSSSAYIMGWVRFMHFVFAYLFAFSVLARMIWFFLGNEWSSWRMFLPLVTRKGQKNGLEFFRYYSFTGSRIPYEIGHNALATLAYAGVFVLFVVQIISGFALYGQYAPGGLYDSLFGWVWLLIDNQSLRLVHHLVMWLLAGFVINHIYSAWLMDMKEMNGTMSSIFGGYKYIDRGEL; encoded by the coding sequence ATGATCCGCATCCTTTATGTTTGGGAGTTGCCGGTCCGGCTGACACACTGGATCAACGCGGTGTCTGTGGTGGTTCTTGCCGTCACCGGGCTCTACATTGGTCATCCGTTTATCAGTGCTCATTCTTCGTCCGCATACATCATGGGTTGGGTGCGCTTTATGCATTTTGTCTTTGCCTATCTCTTCGCCTTCTCCGTGCTGGCCCGTATGATCTGGTTTTTCCTGGGCAACGAATGGTCGTCCTGGCGTATGTTTCTGCCACTGGTCACCCGCAAGGGGCAGAAAAACGGCCTCGAATTCTTCCGTTATTACAGCTTCACTGGCTCGCGCATCCCCTACGAGATTGGCCACAACGCCCTGGCCACTCTGGCCTACGCCGGCGTTTTCGTCCTTTTTGTTGTGCAGATTATCAGCGGCTTCGCTCTTTATGGCCAGTACGCGCCCGGCGGTCTGTATGATTCCCTGTTCGGTTGGGTCTGGCTGCTCATCGACAATCAGTCCCTGCGCCTCGTTCATCATCTGGTGATGTGGCTGTTGGCCGGTTTCGTCATCAACCATATCTACAGTGCCTGGCTCATGGACATGAAGGAGATGAACGGCACCATGAGCAGCATCTTCGGCGGCTACAAGTACATTGACCGGGGAGAACTCTGA
- the pckA gene encoding phosphoenolpyruvate carboxykinase (ATP): protein MEKSAAITARDLGLKQIGKIYHNLGYDQLFEAEVANKEGRVSSNGTMMVDTGKFTGRSPKDKYFVHQKPSFENIAWGKVNVAMAPEVFDELYTEVIDYLSGKDLYVTDGFCGSNEKTRKSVRFVTEFAWQSHFVRNMFIRPGAEDLQDFAPNFTVYNASNLVNKDWERHGLNSEVFIVFNIEKNVAIIGGTWYGGEMKKGIFTMMNYWLPLQGILSMHCSANVGKKGDVALFFGLSGTGKTTLSTDASRKLIGDDEHGWDDDGIFNFEGGCYAKVINLSQESEPEIYNAIQRNALLENVVADDDGVINFDSRAKTENTRVSYPIEHIENHEASLKAAHPKNIIFLTCDAFGVLPPVSKLTKEQAMYYFLSGYTAKVAGTERGVTEPSATFSACFGEAFLPLHPTAYAKLLGEKMEKHGVKAYLVNTGWAGGGYGVGQRMSIKATRACINAILDGSIETAEFDQTRWFRLHIPKALPGVDSALLNPRNAWADKEAFDATANKLAGMFIENFKKYVKDGDDFDFTKAGPQL, encoded by the coding sequence ATGGAAAAGTCGGCGGCAATTACCGCACGGGATCTGGGGCTGAAGCAGATTGGCAAGATTTATCATAATCTGGGTTACGACCAGCTTTTTGAGGCAGAAGTCGCCAACAAGGAAGGCCGCGTTTCTTCCAACGGCACCATGATGGTGGATACGGGCAAGTTCACCGGACGCTCTCCCAAGGACAAATACTTTGTTCACCAGAAGCCGTCCTTCGAAAACATCGCCTGGGGCAAGGTCAACGTGGCCATGGCTCCCGAAGTCTTCGACGAGCTCTACACCGAAGTCATTGACTACCTCTCAGGCAAGGATCTTTACGTCACCGACGGCTTCTGCGGCTCCAACGAGAAGACGCGCAAATCCGTGCGCTTCGTTACCGAGTTCGCCTGGCAGTCTCACTTCGTCAGGAACATGTTTATTCGCCCCGGCGCCGAAGATCTGCAGGACTTTGCCCCCAACTTTACGGTCTATAACGCCAGCAACCTGGTGAACAAGGACTGGGAGCGCCATGGCCTCAACTCGGAGGTCTTCATCGTCTTCAATATCGAGAAGAACGTCGCCATCATCGGGGGCACCTGGTACGGCGGCGAGATGAAGAAGGGCATCTTCACCATGATGAACTACTGGCTGCCGCTGCAGGGGATCCTCTCCATGCACTGCTCGGCCAATGTCGGCAAGAAGGGTGACGTCGCCCTCTTCTTCGGACTCTCCGGGACGGGGAAGACCACCCTGTCCACTGACGCTTCCCGCAAGCTCATCGGCGACGACGAGCACGGTTGGGACGACGACGGCATTTTCAACTTTGAGGGCGGCTGCTACGCCAAGGTGATCAACCTGTCGCAGGAGAGCGAGCCGGAAATCTACAACGCCATCCAGCGCAATGCTCTGCTCGAAAACGTCGTCGCTGACGATGACGGGGTCATTAACTTCGACAGCCGCGCCAAAACCGAAAACACCCGCGTCTCCTACCCGATCGAGCACATCGAGAACCATGAGGCCAGCCTCAAGGCCGCCCATCCGAAGAACATCATCTTCCTTACCTGCGACGCCTTTGGCGTGCTGCCGCCTGTTTCCAAGCTGACAAAAGAGCAGGCCATGTATTACTTTCTCTCTGGCTATACCGCCAAGGTCGCGGGTACCGAGCGTGGCGTCACCGAGCCTTCGGCGACCTTCTCGGCCTGCTTCGGTGAAGCGTTTCTGCCTCTGCACCCGACGGCCTACGCCAAACTCCTGGGGGAGAAGATGGAAAAGCACGGCGTCAAGGCCTACCTGGTCAACACCGGCTGGGCTGGCGGCGGCTACGGAGTCGGCCAGCGCATGAGCATCAAGGCTACTCGCGCCTGCATTAACGCCATTCTTGACGGCAGCATTGAAACGGCCGAATTCGACCAGACCCGCTGGTTCCGCCTGCATATTCCCAAAGCCCTGCCGGGTGTGGACAGCGCCTTGCTCAACCCCCGCAACGCCTGGGCTGACAAGGAGGCCTTCGACGCCACCGCCAACAAACTCGCCGGCATGTTCATCGAGAACTTTAAAAAATACGTAAAGGATGGCGATGACTTCGATTTCACCAAGGCCGGACCGCAACTCTAG
- the lon gene encoding endopeptidase La — MVKKEKKKDKVISEELPLLPVRDVVVFPYMVVPLFVGRPKSIAAVDASLEGDRLIFLATQKDVDAEDPAAEDIYDVGTVAMIMRMLKLPDGRVKVLVQGVSRARALDVLQEEPFIMAKVHRVPEPAVQVNLEVEALMRTVRDSLTRAMTLGKSLPPEIQVVLENVEDPGNLADLVVSNLGLKVTETQQTLEILEPLERLEKVKSLLDRELELLTMQERIQSQVKEEVSKSQREYYLREQMRAIQAELGESDQRSEDVAELRARLAEAGLPAESMAEAEKQLRRLETMHPEAAEYSMLLTYLEWLADLPWSNGTRDKLDLKRARKILDEDHYDLEKVKDRILEFLAVRKLNRNLKGPVLCFVGPPGVGKTSLGKSIARALGRQFVRISLGGVRDEAEIRGHRRTYVGALPGRIIQGIKQAGTNNPVFMLDELDKLGADFRGDPSSALLELLDPEQNHAFSDHYINLPFDLSNVMFIATANVMDPIPSALKDRMEVIRLAGYDLEEKLFIAEKYLVPRQLEANGLRKGDADFTRQALHKVIAEYTAEAGLRNLERELGSICRKIARRFAEGGRKKAVKVTAGTVSGFLGPPKFLPEEKRGESEVGVATGLAWTQVGGEILSVEASTMKGKGKLSLTGQLGEVMKESAQAALSYTRTRAAALGIEEDFLDKMDIHVHVPAGAIPKDGPSAGITMATALISTLAGIPVRQDVAMTGELTLRGHVLPIGGLKEKALAAVRAGIKTVIIPRRNEKDLVDIPPHLRKKVDFVLAATMDEVLKAALEGRHEAG, encoded by the coding sequence TTGGTAAAAAAAGAAAAAAAGAAAGATAAAGTCATCTCAGAAGAATTGCCATTGTTGCCGGTGCGTGATGTGGTGGTCTTCCCCTATATGGTTGTCCCCCTCTTCGTTGGCCGCCCCAAGTCCATTGCGGCGGTGGATGCCTCCCTTGAAGGCGACCGCCTGATTTTTCTGGCGACGCAGAAGGATGTCGATGCCGAAGATCCTGCGGCCGAGGACATCTACGACGTGGGTACGGTAGCGATGATCATGCGTATGCTCAAACTGCCGGATGGCCGCGTCAAGGTGCTCGTGCAGGGGGTTTCTCGCGCCCGGGCTCTCGATGTCCTGCAGGAAGAGCCCTTTATTATGGCCAAGGTGCACAGGGTGCCTGAGCCGGCGGTCCAGGTGAACCTCGAGGTTGAAGCCCTGATGCGTACGGTGCGCGATTCTCTGACTCGGGCCATGACCCTGGGCAAAAGTCTGCCGCCAGAAATCCAGGTAGTGCTGGAGAACGTGGAAGACCCGGGCAATCTCGCTGATCTCGTCGTCAGCAATCTGGGGTTGAAGGTCACCGAAACCCAACAGACCCTGGAGATACTCGAGCCGCTCGAACGGCTTGAAAAGGTCAAGTCCCTCCTCGACCGGGAGTTGGAGCTATTGACCATGCAGGAGCGTATCCAGAGCCAGGTCAAGGAGGAGGTCAGCAAGTCGCAGCGGGAATATTATCTGCGGGAACAGATGCGTGCCATCCAGGCCGAGCTTGGCGAGAGCGATCAGCGCTCGGAGGATGTGGCCGAGTTGCGTGCTCGTCTGGCCGAGGCCGGTCTGCCGGCCGAGTCCATGGCCGAAGCGGAAAAACAGCTGCGCCGCCTGGAGACCATGCATCCCGAAGCCGCTGAGTACTCGATGCTGCTGACGTACCTGGAGTGGCTCGCCGATCTGCCCTGGAGTAACGGCACCCGTGACAAACTCGATTTGAAGCGGGCCAGAAAGATTCTGGATGAAGACCATTATGACCTGGAAAAAGTCAAGGACAGGATTCTGGAATTTCTGGCCGTACGCAAGCTCAACCGGAACCTGAAGGGGCCTGTGCTCTGCTTTGTCGGCCCTCCCGGCGTCGGCAAGACCAGTCTGGGCAAGTCCATTGCCAGAGCCCTCGGCCGCCAGTTTGTGCGCATCTCCCTGGGGGGTGTACGGGATGAGGCGGAAATCCGTGGTCATCGGCGCACCTACGTCGGCGCCTTGCCCGGTCGTATCATTCAGGGGATCAAGCAGGCCGGCACCAATAACCCGGTCTTCATGCTCGATGAACTGGACAAGCTGGGCGCCGATTTTCGAGGGGATCCTTCCTCAGCCCTGCTGGAACTGCTCGATCCCGAACAGAACCATGCTTTTTCTGATCACTATATCAATCTGCCCTTCGACCTTTCCAACGTCATGTTCATTGCCACGGCCAATGTGATGGATCCCATCCCTTCGGCCCTCAAGGACCGCATGGAGGTTATCCGCCTGGCCGGATACGACCTGGAGGAGAAGCTCTTCATCGCCGAGAAGTATCTGGTGCCCCGGCAGCTTGAAGCCAACGGTCTGCGCAAGGGCGACGCTGACTTTACCCGCCAGGCCCTGCACAAGGTCATTGCCGAGTACACGGCCGAGGCGGGTCTGCGTAACCTCGAGCGGGAGCTGGGCAGCATCTGCCGCAAGATTGCCCGGCGCTTCGCCGAAGGGGGGCGCAAGAAAGCGGTGAAGGTCACCGCCGGTACCGTCAGCGGTTTTCTGGGCCCGCCTAAATTCCTGCCGGAGGAGAAGCGAGGTGAGAGCGAAGTCGGCGTGGCGACCGGCCTGGCCTGGACCCAGGTCGGGGGGGAGATTCTCAGTGTCGAGGCCAGTACCATGAAAGGAAAGGGGAAGCTGTCCCTGACCGGGCAGCTCGGCGAGGTCATGAAGGAGAGCGCCCAGGCGGCCCTGTCCTACACCCGTACCCGCGCCGCCGCCCTCGGGATCGAAGAGGATTTTCTGGACAAGATGGATATTCACGTTCACGTCCCCGCCGGCGCCATTCCCAAGGACGGCCCCAGCGCCGGTATCACCATGGCCACCGCCCTTATCTCGACTCTCGCGGGAATTCCCGTGCGGCAGGATGTGGCCATGACCGGGGAACTGACGCTGCGCGGCCATGTTCTGCCCATCGGCGGTTTGAAGGAAAAGGCCCTGGCGGCGGTGCGTGCCGGCATCAAGACGGTGATCATTCCCCGGCGCAATGAAAAGGATCTGGTGGATATCCCCCCCCATTTGCGTAAAAAGGTGGACTTTGTCCTGGCCGCAACCATGGACGAGGTGCTGAAGGCTGCTTTAGAAGGGCGCCATGAAGCTGGCTGA
- a CDS encoding HAMP domain-containing methyl-accepting chemotaxis protein yields MRVEITYKFVIGFIIVIASTVAVPYVVPYLGVDPQWQQLFTTVFALLVGLVIGWFFSKAFSTNIRILNAGAERFSKGDFSRAVKVPPSFLEDETADLAASLNRVGESLRQLVTQIRATSLQVNDAAQGLTATSEEMTASAHEVANAVEQISGGAETQAEMVEKASKLIREVALSIDLVAASAQKVASSATETATTAQKGGQTARSTMERMKKVLGDVEKGGDQLFSFGLRLQKIEKIVEVITGIAEKTNLLALNASIEAARAGESGRGFAVVAQEISKLADSSARSAGEITALVEGIQAESEKVQGAMKETIREMAAGHEAVDVTGSAFEEIIETALGTKTKATSIAELAVKQSEGASSIVRTIDEISRVVTDNAASTEEVSAVTQEQSAAMEEMSHAAQELSALADTLMRAVDQFHIGAERE; encoded by the coding sequence ATGCGGGTAGAGATCACCTACAAGTTCGTCATCGGGTTCATCATCGTCATTGCCTCGACGGTGGCTGTTCCCTATGTCGTCCCCTATCTGGGGGTGGACCCCCAGTGGCAGCAACTTTTCACCACGGTATTCGCCCTGTTGGTCGGTCTGGTGATTGGCTGGTTTTTTTCCAAGGCGTTCAGCACCAACATCCGCATTCTCAATGCGGGGGCTGAACGTTTCAGTAAGGGGGATTTTTCACGGGCCGTGAAGGTGCCGCCGAGCTTTCTGGAAGATGAAACGGCAGATCTGGCGGCCTCGCTGAACCGGGTGGGTGAGAGCCTGCGTCAACTGGTGACACAGATTCGGGCGACCTCCCTGCAGGTCAACGATGCGGCCCAGGGACTGACGGCGACCTCCGAGGAAATGACGGCGTCCGCTCATGAAGTCGCTAATGCCGTGGAGCAGATCAGCGGTGGCGCCGAGACTCAGGCCGAGATGGTGGAAAAGGCCTCGAAGCTCATTCGCGAGGTGGCCCTGTCCATCGACCTGGTGGCTGCTTCGGCCCAGAAGGTCGCCTCCTCCGCCACTGAAACGGCGACCACGGCGCAAAAAGGCGGCCAGACGGCGCGCTCGACCATGGAGAGGATGAAGAAGGTCCTGGGTGATGTGGAAAAAGGCGGGGATCAGCTCTTTTCTTTCGGGTTGCGGCTGCAGAAGATCGAAAAGATTGTCGAGGTTATCACCGGCATTGCCGAAAAGACCAATCTCCTGGCTCTGAACGCCTCCATAGAGGCCGCGCGGGCAGGTGAGTCGGGCAGGGGCTTTGCGGTTGTAGCCCAGGAAATCAGCAAACTGGCCGATTCTTCGGCACGCTCGGCGGGGGAGATTACCGCCCTGGTCGAGGGGATTCAGGCCGAAAGTGAAAAAGTACAGGGCGCCATGAAGGAGACGATCCGCGAAATGGCCGCCGGTCATGAAGCCGTTGACGTGACGGGTAGCGCCTTCGAGGAAATCATCGAGACAGCACTAGGGACCAAAACCAAGGCGACGAGCATTGCTGAGCTGGCGGTGAAGCAGTCGGAAGGAGCCAGCAGTATCGTGCGTACCATTGACGAAATTTCGCGGGTCGTGACAGACAACGCCGCCTCCACCGAGGAAGTATCCGCCGTGACCCAGGAGCAGTCGGCCGCCATGGAGGAAATGTCCCATGCGGCCCAGGAGCTGTCGGCGCTGGCCGACACTTTGATGCGGGCCGTGGATCAATTTCACATTGGGGCGGAACGCGAATGA